In Polyodon spathula isolate WHYD16114869_AA chromosome 27, ASM1765450v1, whole genome shotgun sequence, one DNA window encodes the following:
- the LOC121301390 gene encoding E3 ubiquitin-protein ligase MARCHF2: MTTGECCHLPGSLCDCTGNAALSKTVEESDVRRAQYITEVTAKDGRLLSTVIKALGTQSDGPICRICHEGGSGEGLLSPCDCTGTLGTVHKSCLEKWLSSSNTSYCELCHTEFTVERRPRPLTEWLRDPGPRNEKRTLFCDMVCFLFITPLAAISGWLCLRGAQDHLQFNSRLEAVGLIALTIALFTIYVLWTLVSFRYHWQLYTEWRRTNQKVCLMIPDAKGSHSTQQSLLSAKLMKKTADETIV; encoded by the exons ATGACCACAGGAGAGTGCTGCCATCTGCCCGGCTCGCTGTGTGACTGCACTGGCAACGCGGCACTGTCCAAAACTGTGGAGGAGTCCGACGTCCGAAGGGCGCAGTACATCACAGAGGTCACTGCAAAGGACGGCAGGCTCCTGTCCACAGTCATCAAAGCGCTGGGGACACAAAG CGATGGGCCCATTTGCCGAATCTGCCATGAGGGGGGCAGCGGGGAAGGGCTGCTCTCCCCATGTGATTGCACTGGGACCTTGGGCACTGTGCACAAGAGCTGCCTGGAGAAGTGGCTCTCCTCCTCCAACACCAGCTACTGTGAGCTGTGCCACACAGAGTTCACTGTGGAGAGGAGGCCCCGGCCCCTGACTGAG TGGCTGCGAGACCCCGGCCCACGCAATGAGAAGAGGACTCTGTTCTGTGACATGGTGTGCTTCCTCTTCATCACCCCACTGGCTGCCATCTCGGGCTGGCTGTGTCTGCGGGGCGCCCAGGACCACCTCCAGTTCAACAGCCGGCTGGAGGCTGTGGGGCTCATCGCACTCACCATCGCACTCTTCACTATCTACGTCCTCTGGACTCTG GTTTCATTCCGCTATCACTGGCAGCTGTATACGGAATGGAGACGAACCAATCAGAAGGTCTGCCTGATGATTCCTGACGCCAAGGGCTCACACTCTACCCAGCAGTCCTTGCTGTCTGCCAAGCTGATGAAGAAGACTGCTGACGAGACCATCGTatga